In Paraflavitalea devenefica, the genomic window ACATCGAACCATCATGATAAAACTACAAGTCAACAGTAAAAGCTATTCCGTTGAGGCAAGTCCGCAAATGCCCTTGCTATGGGTATTGCGTGATATGCTGGGACTCACGGGAACAAAGTTTGGTTGCGGCATGGCGCAATGCGGCGCCTGTACTGTTCACCTGAACGGGGAAGCAGTACGCTCCTGTGTAACGCCGGTTTCGCGGGCTGCCAACCAACAGGTAACTACTATTGAAGGACTCTCTTCCAATTTGAGCCATCCCCTGCAACGGGCCTGGCTGGAAGAAGATGTATTACAGTGCGGCTATTGCCAGAGCGGCCAGCTTATGTCGGCAGCAGTATTGCTGCGCGAGAAGCCTGATCCTACGGATGAAGATATTGACAAGGCTATGAGTGGTAATATCTGCCGTTGCGGTACTTATCCGCGGGTACGTAAAGCTATTCACCGGGCCGCTCAATTACAAAAAGAAGGAGGTAAACAATGAGCACTACACCTGCCATGAGCCGCCGGAAGTTTTTACAAACAACCAGCGTTTTTGCCGGAGGATTACTGATCCCTTTTGTGGTGCCAGCAGGCGCCAAACGCATGGGCATTTTTGATGCCCCGGCAGCGGGTGCAGATGGCAGCGCCGTTGCCTTTGCTCCCAATGCCTACCTGGGCATCGGAAAAGATAATACCATACATATTATGCTGGCGCATGTGGAAATGGGACAAGGCGTATGGACAACCCTGCCCATGCTGATCGCTGATGAACTGGATTGTGACTGGAATAAGATCAAGGTAGAACATGCGCCACCCGGGCAACCTTATGTTCACACAGTGTATGGTCTGCAAATTACGGGCGGGTCCTCCTCTACCTGGTCAGAGTTTGACCGTTATCGCCAGGCAGGCGCTACGGCGCGCACTTTACTGGTAGCTGCCGCGGCACAACAGTGGGGCATTGCACCGGAAGCATGCAGTACCGCCGATGGATTTGTGATAGCCGGTGATAAAAAAGTGAGTTATGGAGAAGTAGCCGATGCAGCCGCCAAGCTACCACCACCGGCTAATGTAACGCTAAAGCCAGCCAGTGAATGGAAGTATATCGGTAAAGGAAGGAAAAGGCTGGACACGGGCGAAAAGATCAATGGGCAGGCAAAGTTTGGGATGGATATACAATTCCCCGGCCTGCTTACTGCCCTGGTAGCACGCCCACCGGTATTTGGCGGTAAGGTGAAGTCTTTTGATGCCACCAAAACAAAAGCCATTCCCGGCGTAAAGCAGGTAGTGAAGGTGCCATCGGGTGTAGCCGTGATCGCCGATCATTTCTGGGCAGCCAAACGCGGACGTGATGTACTGAAAGTAGAATGGGATATTGACCCGGTACTGGCTATTGACAGTAAAAAGTTATGGGATGATTACCGGAAGCTGGCCGCCACGAAAGGAGCTGTTGCGGCGCAGGCGGGTGATGTGGCAGCGGCTTTACCCAAAGCAACCAGTACTATTGATGCAGAATATACATTGCCCTACCTGGCGCATGCGCCTATGGAGCCGTTGAACTGTACCGTAAAGATCACGGGTAATAAGTGCGAGATATGGACCGGCACCCAACTGCCCGGCCTTGATCAGGCCAACGCGGCAAAGATATTGGGCTTTCAACCCGAACAGGTAGCCGTGAACACGGTATTCCTGGGTGGCGGCTTTGGACGACGCGCTACGGCGACCTCTGATTTTGTAGCAGAAGCCGTGGAAGTAGCCAAAGCCAGCGGCAAACCAGTTAAAACGGTGTGGACGCGGGAAGATGATATCCGCGGCGGTTATTACCGGCCTGCCTTTATGCACCTCGTGCGTATAGGATTGGGGGCTGATAAGATGCCCACAGCCTGGCAACACAGTATAGTAGGCCAGTCTATCATGACCGGCACTATGTTTGAAGCAGGTATCAAAAATGGTATAGATGAGACTTCTGTGGAAGGCGTCCATGATTCGCCTTATATGGCCGCTATTCCCGATCGCCTTATTGAGCTGCACTCTCCCAAAAGCAAAATACCGGTATTGTGGTGGCGTTCTGTAGGGCATACCCATACTGCCTTTGTGATGGAAACGATGATTGATGAACTGGCGCATGCTGCCGCGAAGGACCCTGTGGAATTCCGCCGGTCATTGTTGAAGACACATCCGCGTCACCTGGCCGCCCTTAACCTGGTGGCAGAAAAATCCGGCTGGGGCACTTCGTTACCTGCCGGGCATTTCAGGGGTGTGGCGGTACATGAATCTTTTGGCAGTTTCGTGGCGCAGGTAGCTGAAATTTCTCTTGATAAAGGAACGCTACGGGTGCATCGCGTCACCTGCGCGATAGATTGCGGACTGGCGGTGAACCCGGATGGTGTAGCGGCCCAGATGGAAAGCGGTATTATATTCGGTCTCACAGCGGTCCTATATGGTGAGATCACATTGGAGAAAGGACGTGTGCAACAGCGGAATTTTCACGACTACCGCATGCTGCGTATGCAGGAAACACCGGCCATCAGTGTTCACATTGTTCCCAGTACAGAAAAGATGGGCGGCGCCGGCGAACCTGGCGTACCTCCCATAGCACCGGCCATCGTGAATGCCATTTTTTCGGCTACCGGTAAGCGGATACGCAGTCTGCCGTTACAGGCTGGCGATCTGCAGGGCAATGCATGAGATTTTCATCAGTAAATGACAGGACATGAAACAAACTAAAAGGTTTATTTTATACACGCTATGTATAGTGGCCAGCTTATCACTGGCGGCTGTTAGTATTCAACCGGGAAAGAAGGCAACAAGGCATAAAGGCATTGAGGCAACGAAGGATGAAGCGGCCTCCAAAGAAGCCTTCCTTGCTGTATATAAGGTGCTGATGAGCCCGCGGTGCATGAACTGTCATCCGAAAGGTGATGCACCCTTACAGGGCGATGACAGCCACGTGCATACGATGGATGTTACCCGCGGGCATGATGGCAAGGGATTGTACGCCATGAAATGCGCCAACTGCCATCAAAGCGGTAATACGCCAGGACTTAATATGCCGCCCGGCAATCCCAACTGGCACCTGCCGCCGGCTGATATGCCGATGGTATTTGAAGGCAGATCCCCGAAGGAGTTGGCCCTGCAATTGAAAGACCCCAATCAAAACGGCCATAAGACCCTGCAGCAGCTAATTGACCACGTATCAAAAGACACCCTTGTATTATGGGGCTGGAATCCCGGCGATGGCCGTAACCGACCGCCTTTAAAACATGCGGAGTTTGTAAAACAGTTTAAGACGTGGGTGGCAAAGGGTGCAGCAGTGCCGGATTGATTATTGTTTCAACACTTTTACGGTGAGTTTGCGGCCGGAGACGGGATTGCGGATGATGAGCATATAGATGCCAGGCTTGAGGCCGGTTACCGGAATAGATTCATGGTGATAGCCCGGCATCAATTCCCTGGAACGTGCCAGCACCTGCTGGCCGGTGGCTGTATACAAGGTAAGCAAGACCGACGTCGTCTCTTCAAGGTATAATTTTATGTATAAGGTCGTTTGTACCGGATTGGGATACACCAGCGCAAAACCATTGCCAGTACCCAGATCAATCTGTATTGCATTCGGCTGGTGCAAGCCCTGCGTACAAATGGGATTGATACCTGCAGTAGCGATCACCGTCTCCCCTACAGTACTTTCAATAGCATAGCCATTTACAACAGCACTGCTGCCTGCACTGGCAATTGTCACCTGTTTTGCCTGTTGCGCTTGTCCGTGAGTGGCTAATAACAATAGGGCGAGCAGGTAAAGCAAACTACTGCTGAAAAAACGCTTATTTACCATAGTGCAATAGCTGGTCAATGGTTATTGTTTTACAGATTCTTCCGGCGCTACGCCACGCTCTCTGTTGGCTGTACCTGGTAATTTCCCTTTGCGCACATCATTGAGTAGCGTACCCCGCTCTGCTTCCGGCTTCAGCTCTTCTACCGGTATGCGGTGCTCCCTGGCATAGGCATCATGACGGATGCCGGTGACCATCCAGGATATTTTACCATTGGGCGCGCCACCCGCTACACGGAATTTGTTGCCTGTTATTTCCTGCGCTATATAGATATTGGGCGAAGGTTTGCCGATAGCTGTAAGCTGGTAACGGAAATCCATGTTGAGCGCTTCAAAGTAACCGGGTAAAGTAATGGTGGCCTCCCCCCTGCTATCCAATACTACATTACCGTTGTAGATGTTCATCATATCGGGCGATTCCACGAAGGAATGGGAGAGGTATTTGTTCTGCGGATCGAGCGGGTGATCAATTTTAAAACTACCGGCAGCCTTGGACAGCGTACCATTTACATGCACCCTGCCCTGGAAATAACCGGCATAAGATCCTGTACCAGCACCTTCCCCATAAATAGCAAAGGTGTTAGCGCCAAGCGCATATCCCCATACAGCTTTGGCGTTGCCCGATCTTGTGGCCTGCCCAAATACGCCAGCTGCATATTGGTCATTGGAACCGGTGGAGCCAAAAACACCTACTGACTGCCCGGTGGTGGATAATACCTGTCCGCCTACCGCAGCCGCACTGTATCCTGTGCCATAGCTGTAGGCATTGAGGCCGATACTGTTGGCGTCATTGGCATATAGGATAAGTGCTCTGCCACTGGCGGCTGTCCAGGTTTGCCCCACGTGGTTGTGATCACTACGGGAAAGGGTATTCTGTATTCCATTGCCACCAAAGGCTGCACTGAGGGTCACCGCACCGTCAGCGCCTCCACCCACTAACCCGGCACCTGCATTGACTGCGGCAATATCGCCATTACCGGTGATGGTAATGGTGTTGTCTGTTACATCAAGCGTGGTTCCACCAGTAGCAGCCAGTGTTACCTCATCTTTTAGACCATTGAAACTTTTCACTACCTGTGCCGCGGGTATCTTAGTGGCTGTAACCGCATTGTCGGCAATCTTTGCGGTGACCACTGCATTATCGGCCAGTTTCGCCGAATTCACTGCTGCATCAGTGAGTTTCGGCGTGGTGATCACTCCGTCTCCCACTTTCGCTGTAGTGATTACATGGTCAGGTAGCTTGGGGGTTGCCACAGCGCCGTCTGCAATTTTATTAGTGGTGATCGTATTGGCGCCAATAACGGTAGCATTTTGTGCGCCGCTTATGTCACCTGTGAGTGATCCGGTGAAACTGCCGGCTTTCTCAGCCTGCAAGGCATAGGGTACTGCAATCAGTTCCATGGTGGCCAGGGGTGTATAGCTGCTGCCCCCGTTGATGTCTACTTCCACCTGCAGGAATTTGGCGCCTGTACCCCAGGCAACGTCGGCAAATACGCCGGAGACGACTGTTCCTCCCCCTATCTGCAGGTTTACCAGTCCAAAAGAACTGGTGGTGGTGTTGTGCCGTTCGCTGTACAACACAGTCCCTGTAGCTGCGCCATCACGGATACTAAAGCGCAGGCTTACGTTGCGGCTGGCTATAATGGCGCCATTGGTATTCCTGACCACAGCCTGGTAGTTGAATTTGCGGGGAGCTTGCGCCTGCAGGGAATGGCAGACGAGCATAATCAAAAAGCTTAACAGCAGTTGCTTCATACAGGAGTGTTTCGGTATGAGGGAGATACTGCAAAGCTATACTGCCATGGGACCGCAGGGGGCGGTTTGTATGTGAACTGCAGGAGTTTGTATGTGAATGTCTGAACCGGGATAAATGAATCTTTGAATTGAATAGCGGCAGGCTTATCTTTAGCATCCAACTTTACAAGTTATATGAAGCCATTCCTTTTTATTGCCCTTATTACAACGATTGCGTGCGCAGGTTGCAGCACTGCCAGGCATACTTCCACCAACGACGGATGGATCAACCTGTTTAATGGTAAGGATATTAATGATTGGTTTGTGAAGATCCAGCACCATGACGTAGGGGTGAACTTTGGTAATACTTTCCGGGTGGAAGACAGTATGATCCGGGTAAGTTATGATCAGTATGGCGACTTCAATGACCAGTTTGGCCACCTGTATTATAAAACACCTTTTTCTTATTATCACCTGAAGCTGGAATACCGGTTTGTGGGTCAACTGCAGCGTGGCGCCCCCTCCTATACTTTACGCAACAGCGGTGTGATGTACCATTCACAGGACCCGCGTACCATGTCCAAAGAGCAGGACTGGCCCATCTCTGTGGAAATGCAGTTCCTGGGCGGACTGGGTGATGGCAAACCAAGAACAACGGGCAATATGTGCTCTCCCGGCACCCATATTGTATACCAGGGCAAGCTGGATGACCGGCATTGCATTAACTCTACTTCCAAAACGTATGATGGCGATCAGTGGGTACGGGCCGAACTGATCGTACTGGGAGATTCCCTGATCACCCATATTATTAATGGCGATACGGTGATGCAATATTCCAAACCGCAAATAGGTGGGCCCGTTGTGAACCGTTATGACCCGGCCATTAAGCAAGACGGCAAATTGTTGAGCAGCGGGTTTATAGCACTGCAAAGTGAAGGTCAGCCGGTAGACTTCCGGCGGATACAGTTGAAGGATCTTTCGGCGCTGAAAAAGTAATAGTCCGCAGGGACCCTTTCAGGAGACCCCGCGGAGAAAATTAAATAGACCCTGCGGGGAAGCTATTCATTGACCAGTATTATTTTGCCGATATGCCTGCTGCTTTGCATGAGCCGGTGGGCTTCGGCCGCTTCTTCAAAAGAAAAGGTTTTATAAATAACAGGCTTGTATTGCCCCGCTTCTATTAAAGGCCATACCTGTTGATGGATATCGAGGGCAAGCGCTTTTTTGTAACTGTATTCCCGGTTACGCAAGGTGCTGCCGGTAACTGTAAGGCGTTTGCGCATGAGTTTGAATAGGTTCAATTGCACTTCATTCCCTTCCACGGCATTGATGTATACCAGTCT contains:
- a CDS encoding (2Fe-2S)-binding protein; protein product: MIKLQVNSKSYSVEASPQMPLLWVLRDMLGLTGTKFGCGMAQCGACTVHLNGEAVRSCVTPVSRAANQQVTTIEGLSSNLSHPLQRAWLEEDVLQCGYCQSGQLMSAAVLLREKPDPTDEDIDKAMSGNICRCGTYPRVRKAIHRAAQLQKEGGKQ
- a CDS encoding xanthine dehydrogenase family protein molybdopterin-binding subunit; translated protein: MSTTPAMSRRKFLQTTSVFAGGLLIPFVVPAGAKRMGIFDAPAAGADGSAVAFAPNAYLGIGKDNTIHIMLAHVEMGQGVWTTLPMLIADELDCDWNKIKVEHAPPGQPYVHTVYGLQITGGSSSTWSEFDRYRQAGATARTLLVAAAAQQWGIAPEACSTADGFVIAGDKKVSYGEVADAAAKLPPPANVTLKPASEWKYIGKGRKRLDTGEKINGQAKFGMDIQFPGLLTALVARPPVFGGKVKSFDATKTKAIPGVKQVVKVPSGVAVIADHFWAAKRGRDVLKVEWDIDPVLAIDSKKLWDDYRKLAATKGAVAAQAGDVAAALPKATSTIDAEYTLPYLAHAPMEPLNCTVKITGNKCEIWTGTQLPGLDQANAAKILGFQPEQVAVNTVFLGGGFGRRATATSDFVAEAVEVAKASGKPVKTVWTREDDIRGGYYRPAFMHLVRIGLGADKMPTAWQHSIVGQSIMTGTMFEAGIKNGIDETSVEGVHDSPYMAAIPDRLIELHSPKSKIPVLWWRSVGHTHTAFVMETMIDELAHAAAKDPVEFRRSLLKTHPRHLAALNLVAEKSGWGTSLPAGHFRGVAVHESFGSFVAQVAEISLDKGTLRVHRVTCAIDCGLAVNPDGVAAQMESGIIFGLTAVLYGEITLEKGRVQQRNFHDYRMLRMQETPAISVHIVPSTEKMGGAGEPGVPPIAPAIVNAIFSATGKRIRSLPLQAGDLQGNA
- a CDS encoding T9SS type A sorting domain-containing protein, with product MTSYCTMVNKRFFSSSLLYLLALLLLATHGQAQQAKQVTIASAGSSAVVNGYAIESTVGETVIATAGINPICTQGLHQPNAIQIDLGTGNGFALVYPNPVQTTLYIKLYLEETTSVLLTLYTATGQQVLARSRELMPGYHHESIPVTGLKPGIYMLIIRNPVSGRKLTVKVLKQ
- a CDS encoding autotransporter outer membrane beta-barrel domain-containing protein, with amino-acid sequence MKQLLLSFLIMLVCHSLQAQAPRKFNYQAVVRNTNGAIIASRNVSLRFSIRDGAATGTVLYSERHNTTTSSFGLVNLQIGGGTVVSGVFADVAWGTGAKFLQVEVDINGGSSYTPLATMELIAVPYALQAEKAGSFTGSLTGDISGAQNATVIGANTITTNKIADGAVATPKLPDHVITTAKVGDGVITTPKLTDAAVNSAKLADNAVVTAKIADNAVTATKIPAAQVVKSFNGLKDEVTLAATGGTTLDVTDNTITITGNGDIAAVNAGAGLVGGGADGAVTLSAAFGGNGIQNTLSRSDHNHVGQTWTAASGRALILYANDANSIGLNAYSYGTGYSAAAVGGQVLSTTGQSVGVFGSTGSNDQYAAGVFGQATRSGNAKAVWGYALGANTFAIYGEGAGTGSYAGYFQGRVHVNGTLSKAAGSFKIDHPLDPQNKYLSHSFVESPDMMNIYNGNVVLDSRGEATITLPGYFEALNMDFRYQLTAIGKPSPNIYIAQEITGNKFRVAGGAPNGKISWMVTGIRHDAYAREHRIPVEELKPEAERGTLLNDVRKGKLPGTANRERGVAPEESVKQ
- a CDS encoding 3-keto-disaccharide hydrolase codes for the protein MKPFLFIALITTIACAGCSTARHTSTNDGWINLFNGKDINDWFVKIQHHDVGVNFGNTFRVEDSMIRVSYDQYGDFNDQFGHLYYKTPFSYYHLKLEYRFVGQLQRGAPSYTLRNSGVMYHSQDPRTMSKEQDWPISVEMQFLGGLGDGKPRTTGNMCSPGTHIVYQGKLDDRHCINSTSKTYDGDQWVRAELIVLGDSLITHIINGDTVMQYSKPQIGGPVVNRYDPAIKQDGKLLSSGFIALQSEGQPVDFRRIQLKDLSALKK